A section of the Oreochromis aureus strain Israel breed Guangdong linkage group 22, ZZ_aureus, whole genome shotgun sequence genome encodes:
- the LOC116320046 gene encoding protein S100-A10-like: MPSELENCMEGLIKVFHRYAKNGSLTRQNLRQLMEAELSSFLKCQKDPAAVDKIMKDLDANGDGLVNFEEFVSLVVGLSVACEQCYQLEMKKTGKK, translated from the exons ATGCCTTCAGAACTGGAAAACTGCATGGAAGGACTCATCAAGGTGTTCCACCGTTACGCCAAGAATGGTTCGCTCACCCGGCAAAACCTCAGACAGCTAATGGAGGCTGAGCTTTCCAGCTTCCTTAAG tgtCAAAAAGATCCTGCTGCTGTGGACAAGATCATGAAAGACTTGGATGCCAACGGTGATGGTCTTGTGAACTTTGAGGAGTTTGTTTCTCTGGTTGTTGGACTGTCTGTTGCCTGTGAGCAGTGCTATCAGCTGGAAATGAAGAAGACTGGAAAGAAGTAG
- the LOC116320005 gene encoding ictacalcin-like, producing the protein MSDIQKAMALLISTFDKYSGKEGDKNTLSKEELKDLLQNEFGEMLCKANDKAAIDRIFNDLDRDKSNSVDFGEFVRMVCCLTEMCHEYFVSRK; encoded by the exons ATGTCTGACATCCAGAAGGCTATGGCCCTGCTCATCAGCACCTTTGATAAATACTCTGGCAAGGAGGGAGACAAAAACACCCTAAGCAAGGAAGAGCTGAAGGATCTTCTTCAAAATGAGTTTGGAGAAATGCTTTGC AAAGCCAATGACAAGGCAGCAATAGACCGCATCTTCAATGATCTGGACAGAGACAAGAGCAACAGTGTGGACTTTGGTGAGTTTGTCAGGATGGTCTGCTGCCTCACTGAGATGTGCCACGAGTACTTTGTCTCCAGAAAATAA